A portion of the Pseudomonas synxantha BG33R genome contains these proteins:
- a CDS encoding LysR substrate-binding domain-containing protein has translation MALHNDLPPLLALRAFEAVARHLSFIKAAGELSVTQSALSHQVHKLEQHLGKPLFIRRTRAIDLTLAGQHYYDQIRPALDAIATATRSQRGVPSTSVLRIGVLASFATLWLAPRLAEFLQRYPHIQVELLPAIQLANVATAEVDLAIRYGKGDWPDVQATRLMAETLSPVCSPAFKASQVTKAPLLMATSHRPFEWTDWAAHYQVNLDHHPRVMLHDYNIVVEATVAGQGIAMGRHRLIERRLQDGSLVEAFDWPPYHSEIGYWLITPQGPLGEAAECFSQWLKHLCADG, from the coding sequence GTGGCCTTGCACAACGACCTTCCACCGCTATTGGCCCTGCGCGCCTTCGAGGCCGTGGCGCGGCACTTGAGCTTTATCAAGGCAGCGGGCGAATTGTCGGTGACCCAAAGTGCGCTGAGCCACCAGGTGCATAAGCTTGAACAGCATTTGGGCAAGCCGCTGTTTATCCGGCGTACCCGTGCGATTGATCTGACCTTGGCCGGGCAACATTACTACGACCAAATCCGCCCAGCCCTAGACGCCATCGCTACAGCGACACGCAGCCAACGGGGTGTACCCAGCACCAGCGTGTTGCGCATCGGCGTATTGGCGTCTTTCGCCACGCTATGGCTGGCACCGCGTCTGGCCGAGTTTCTACAGCGCTACCCGCACATCCAGGTGGAGTTGCTGCCCGCGATTCAACTGGCCAATGTCGCCACGGCCGAAGTTGACCTGGCCATCCGTTACGGCAAGGGCGATTGGCCCGACGTGCAGGCCACGCGCCTGATGGCCGAAACCTTGTCACCCGTGTGCAGCCCCGCGTTCAAGGCCAGCCAGGTAACCAAAGCCCCCCTACTGATGGCGACCTCGCACCGTCCTTTCGAGTGGACGGATTGGGCCGCCCATTACCAGGTCAACCTCGATCACCACCCCAGGGTGATGCTGCATGACTACAACATCGTGGTCGAGGCTACCGTGGCCGGCCAAGGTATCGCCATGGGCCGCCATCGCCTGATCGAACGCAGGCTTCAGGACGGCAGCCTGGTGGAGGCCTTTGACTGGCCGCCCTATCACAGCGAAATCGGCTATTGGCTGATCACTCCCCAGGGCCCACTCGGCGAAGCAGCCGAATGCTTCAGCCAGTGGTTGAAGCACCTGTGTGCGGATGGGTGA
- the ccoM gene encoding cytochrome c oxidase subunit CcoM, which yields MFFDNVVFAGVLTVSLMVLFFVGFGFFIWKDANKRKKP from the coding sequence ATGTTTTTCGATAATGTGGTTTTTGCCGGAGTGCTGACTGTCAGCCTCATGGTGCTGTTTTTTGTAGGGTTTGGATTTTTTATCTGGAAAGACGCGAACAAGCGTAAAAAACCTTAA
- a CDS encoding RidA family protein: MTDSIRQRVHTLGLTLPTPSQPAANYINHVVSQHQLFISGQIPILDGKPAYIGRLGDSLSDEEGAQAAELAALGLLGQLSDALGDDLSRVVRILRLGVFIASNADFQRQSVVANGASNLLVNALGDKGRHVRTAVGVSSLPAGVAVEVDAIFELQP, from the coding sequence ATGACCGATTCCATTCGCCAACGCGTACACACACTCGGCCTGACACTGCCCACACCCAGTCAACCGGCTGCCAATTACATCAACCATGTCGTCAGCCAACACCAGCTGTTCATTTCCGGGCAAATTCCCATACTCGATGGCAAACCCGCCTACATAGGCCGGCTGGGCGATTCCCTCAGCGATGAAGAAGGCGCCCAGGCGGCGGAACTGGCGGCGCTGGGCCTGCTGGGGCAATTGAGCGACGCGCTGGGCGATGACCTGTCGCGCGTGGTGCGCATCCTGCGTCTGGGCGTCTTCATCGCCAGCAACGCTGATTTCCAACGCCAGAGCGTGGTCGCCAATGGCGCCTCGAACCTGCTGGTCAACGCCCTCGGCGACAAAGGCCGGCACGTACGCACCGCCGTAGGCGTCAGCAGCTTGCCGGCTGGCGTCGCCGTGGAGGTGGATGCCATTTTCGAGCTGCAGCCATGA